From the Clavibacter phaseoli genome, one window contains:
- a CDS encoding aldehyde dehydrogenase family protein, with translation MTPHEIDATTDPTAQATVDAVAARAARAAAPLAALAPAARARALDAVADALEAIRPELLPVAERETALAPGRLAGELTRTTVQLRILAAAVRDGRYLDARIDHADADAAPAPRPDIRRYLVPVGPVLNFAASNFPFAFSVAGGDTASALAVGCPVVVKAHPGHPELSRLVAAAASAALVEAGLPEGTLQLVEGEEAGLAMLRDPRIRAATFTGSLRAGRFLADVAAARPDPIPFFGELGSVNPVVITERAAAERGEDIASALVASAAGSAGQLCTAPGIVLIPAGHGLDAVLAEEAGTVAPHGMLNRKIAEGYAGGRAAAIAVDGVRLVAEGRAPAGDDGSVTPTVAAVALADFEAAGDALRHEVFGPFALLVEYPAGTDLAALAARTFPGELTASVHLGEGEADQAAAELIRVLAARAGRVLVDAWPTGVSVTDAQQHGGPWPATTLDRGTSVGTASLDRLLRGVAFQGVPDALLPEPLRTANPWGVPQRVSARGARA, from the coding sequence ATGACCCCGCACGAGATCGATGCGACCACCGACCCGACCGCGCAGGCGACCGTGGACGCCGTCGCCGCGCGCGCCGCCCGGGCCGCCGCGCCGCTCGCCGCGCTGGCGCCGGCGGCCCGCGCCCGCGCGCTCGACGCCGTCGCCGACGCGCTCGAGGCGATCCGCCCCGAGCTGCTGCCCGTCGCCGAGCGGGAGACCGCGCTCGCGCCCGGCCGCCTCGCCGGCGAGCTGACGCGCACGACCGTGCAGCTGCGGATCCTCGCGGCCGCCGTACGCGACGGCCGCTACCTCGACGCGCGCATCGACCACGCGGACGCCGACGCGGCACCCGCCCCGCGCCCCGACATCCGCCGGTACCTCGTGCCCGTCGGCCCGGTGCTCAACTTCGCGGCGTCGAACTTCCCGTTCGCCTTCTCCGTCGCGGGCGGCGACACCGCGTCGGCGCTCGCGGTCGGCTGCCCGGTGGTCGTGAAGGCCCACCCCGGCCACCCCGAGCTGTCGCGCCTCGTCGCGGCGGCCGCATCCGCCGCGCTCGTCGAGGCGGGCCTCCCCGAGGGCACGCTGCAGCTCGTCGAGGGCGAGGAGGCTGGGCTCGCGATGCTGCGCGATCCGCGGATCCGCGCCGCCACCTTCACGGGCTCGCTCCGCGCCGGCCGCTTCCTCGCCGACGTCGCCGCAGCCCGCCCCGACCCGATCCCGTTCTTCGGCGAGCTCGGCAGCGTCAACCCCGTCGTGATCACCGAGCGCGCCGCCGCCGAGCGCGGGGAGGACATCGCGTCGGCCCTCGTGGCCAGCGCGGCCGGATCCGCCGGACAGCTCTGCACCGCGCCCGGGATCGTGCTGATCCCCGCGGGCCACGGCCTCGACGCGGTCCTCGCGGAGGAGGCCGGCACGGTCGCCCCGCACGGGATGCTGAACCGCAAGATCGCCGAGGGCTACGCGGGCGGCCGCGCCGCCGCCATCGCGGTCGACGGCGTGCGCCTCGTCGCGGAGGGCCGCGCGCCCGCCGGCGACGACGGATCCGTGACCCCCACCGTCGCCGCCGTCGCGCTCGCCGACTTCGAGGCCGCGGGCGACGCCCTCCGCCACGAGGTCTTCGGCCCGTTCGCGCTCCTCGTCGAGTACCCCGCGGGCACCGACCTCGCCGCCCTCGCGGCGCGCACCTTCCCGGGCGAGCTGACCGCGAGCGTCCACCTCGGCGAGGGAGAGGCCGACCAGGCCGCGGCCGAGCTGATCCGCGTGCTCGCCGCCCGCGCCGGCCGCGTGCTCGTCGACGCCTGGCCGACGGGCGTCTCCGTCACCGACGCGCAGCAGCACGGCGGACCCTGGCCCGCCACCACGCTCGACCGCGGCACGAGCGTCGGCACGGCGTCGCTCGACCGGCTGCTCCGCGGCGTCGCGTTCCAGGGCGTGCCCGACGCGCTGCTGCCCGAGCCGCTGCGCACCGCGAACCCGTGGGGCGTGCCGCAGCGGGTGAGCGCGCGCGGCGCCCGCGCCTGA
- a CDS encoding proline racemase family protein, whose product MRSSRVFHAVDSHTEGMPTRVVTSGFGVIPGSTMNERRLHLIEHLDHLRLLLMTEPRGHAAMSGAILQPPTRDDCDWGVLYIEVSGCLPMCGHGTIGVATVLVETGLVEVQEPVTTIRLDTPAGLVIARVDVDGGRAASVTIENVPSYVERLDASIDVPGHGTVPYSLAFGGNFYAVVELDALGLPFDRERQQEILQAGLAIMGAINDQDAPSHPEISGVDHCHHVEFLAPGSDARLSRHAMAIHPGWFDRSPCGTGTSARMAELWARGELAVGDDFVNESFIGSRFTGRILRETTVAGRPAIVPAITGRAWITGMGQYLLDPTDPFPSGFRF is encoded by the coding sequence ATGAGGTCCTCCCGCGTCTTCCACGCCGTCGACTCGCACACCGAGGGCATGCCGACCCGCGTCGTCACGAGCGGGTTCGGCGTGATCCCCGGCTCCACCATGAACGAGCGCCGCCTGCACCTCATCGAGCACCTCGACCACCTGCGGCTCCTGCTCATGACCGAGCCGCGCGGGCACGCGGCGATGAGCGGCGCGATCCTGCAGCCGCCCACGCGCGACGACTGCGACTGGGGCGTCCTCTACATCGAGGTGTCCGGCTGCCTGCCGATGTGCGGCCACGGCACCATCGGCGTGGCGACCGTGCTCGTGGAGACCGGGCTCGTCGAGGTGCAGGAGCCGGTCACCACGATCCGGCTCGACACCCCGGCCGGGCTCGTGATCGCGCGCGTCGACGTGGATGGCGGACGCGCCGCGTCCGTCACGATCGAGAACGTGCCGTCGTACGTGGAGCGGCTCGACGCCTCCATCGACGTGCCGGGCCACGGCACCGTCCCGTACAGCCTCGCGTTCGGGGGCAACTTCTACGCCGTCGTCGAGCTAGACGCGCTCGGGCTGCCGTTCGACCGCGAGCGGCAGCAGGAGATCCTCCAGGCCGGGCTCGCGATCATGGGCGCGATCAACGACCAGGACGCGCCGTCGCACCCGGAGATCTCCGGGGTCGACCACTGCCACCACGTGGAGTTCCTGGCGCCCGGATCCGACGCGCGGCTGTCGCGGCACGCCATGGCGATCCACCCCGGCTGGTTCGACCGCTCGCCGTGCGGCACCGGCACGTCCGCGCGCATGGCCGAGCTGTGGGCGCGCGGCGAGCTGGCGGTCGGCGACGACTTCGTGAACGAGTCGTTCATCGGCAGCCGCTTCACCGGCCGGATTCTCCGCGAGACGACCGTCGCCGGCCGTCCCGCGATCGTCCCCGCCATCACGGGGCGCGCGTGGATCACCGGCATGGGACAGTACCTGCTGGATCCCACCGACCCGTTCCCGAGCGGCTTCCGGTTCTGA
- a CDS encoding dihydrodipicolinate synthase family protein — translation MTAPALDLGGVVVATTLPFREDASAPAGLAVDYDAYAAHCDWLMSNGCRGVGPNGSLGEYSSLTDEERRKVVQVAVETVGDRGIVVAGVHGVGWHQAKKWAEIAAEDGADGVLLLPPTIYRASDDEVVEHYARVDEVGLPIMAYNNPFDTKVDLTPQLLQRLDALENVVAIKEFSGDIRRVTEIQDLTGLDVIAGADDLLLESLIMGAVGWFAGYPNAFPREAVELYGLATSGRIDEAKALYQHLVPVFRWDSRTEFVQAIKLSIDVAGESTGGPTRPPRAPLPAAVAEQVTRDTRRALDHLAGR, via the coding sequence ATGACCGCACCCGCCCTGGACCTCGGAGGCGTCGTCGTCGCCACCACGCTGCCGTTCCGCGAGGACGCGTCGGCCCCCGCCGGCCTCGCCGTCGACTACGACGCGTACGCCGCCCACTGCGACTGGCTCATGTCCAACGGCTGCCGCGGCGTCGGCCCGAACGGATCCCTCGGCGAGTACTCCTCGCTCACCGACGAGGAGCGCCGGAAGGTCGTGCAGGTCGCGGTCGAGACCGTCGGCGACCGCGGGATCGTCGTGGCCGGCGTGCACGGCGTCGGCTGGCACCAGGCCAAGAAGTGGGCCGAGATCGCGGCCGAGGACGGCGCCGACGGCGTGCTGCTCCTCCCGCCCACCATCTACCGGGCGAGCGACGACGAGGTCGTCGAGCACTACGCGCGCGTCGACGAGGTGGGCCTGCCGATCATGGCCTACAACAACCCGTTCGACACCAAGGTCGACCTCACGCCGCAGCTCCTGCAGCGCCTCGACGCGCTCGAGAACGTCGTGGCGATCAAGGAGTTCTCGGGCGACATCCGGCGCGTGACGGAGATCCAGGACCTCACGGGCCTCGACGTCATCGCGGGCGCCGACGACCTGCTGCTCGAGTCGCTCATCATGGGCGCCGTCGGCTGGTTCGCGGGCTACCCGAACGCGTTCCCGCGCGAGGCCGTCGAGCTGTACGGGCTCGCGACCAGCGGCCGCATCGACGAGGCGAAGGCGCTGTACCAGCACCTCGTCCCCGTCTTCCGCTGGGACTCGCGCACCGAGTTCGTGCAGGCCATCAAGCTGTCGATCGACGTGGCCGGCGAGAGCACGGGCGGCCCCACGCGACCGCCGCGCGCGCCGCTGCCCGCCGCCGTCGCCGAGCAGGTGACGCGCGACACGCGCCGCGCGCTCGACCACCTCGCGGGGCGATGA
- a CDS encoding NAD(P)/FAD-dependent oxidoreductase — MSGADDRRHVVVVGAGPAGLAAAAAARGRGSRVTLLDASDELGGQYWRHLPESRPAARERILHHGWDAFTALRSRLAADDGCAIVTGAQVWAIERPTPDADADAPATPAAVVHVLVGQVDGSRREPLALRPDGLVLATGAHDRTLPFPGWDLPGVFTAGAAQALAKGERVRIGDRMIVAGAGPFLLPVAVSLVQAGARVVGIHEAARVPGLARGWLRRPAGLARAPHKAAELAGYVSVLARERIGYATGSAVVAAHGTDRVEAVTVQRLDASWAPIPGTERRIAVDAVCVGHGFTPRLELPIAAGCRIGSDRFVEVDADQGAGPVGVYAAGEITGIGGVDQALAEGEVAGHCAAGGSPSDAAVAPAVRRRAVAHDVAGRIEAAHGIRPGWTGWLRDDTLACRCEEVPVGRLRATARAASSTDLRSMKLATRAGLGICQGRVCGRTVEQLLAAEAPACGGSAHAPAAPGPGSDRRPIASPVRLGELAAAYDRRDAGPPSLAAPGADDPPTGEDPPREHAPPTTPAPPRTTDRKDMP; from the coding sequence GTGAGCGGCGCGGACGACCGGCGTCACGTCGTCGTCGTCGGCGCGGGACCGGCCGGGCTCGCCGCCGCGGCCGCCGCCCGCGGACGCGGGTCCCGGGTCACGCTGCTCGACGCGTCCGACGAGCTGGGCGGCCAGTACTGGCGGCACCTGCCGGAGTCGCGTCCGGCGGCGCGCGAGCGGATCCTGCACCACGGCTGGGACGCGTTCACCGCGCTCCGCTCCCGGCTCGCCGCCGACGACGGCTGCGCGATCGTCACGGGCGCGCAGGTGTGGGCGATCGAGCGGCCGACGCCGGACGCCGATGCTGACGCGCCCGCCACGCCCGCCGCCGTCGTCCACGTGCTCGTCGGCCAGGTCGACGGATCGCGCCGCGAGCCCCTCGCGCTCCGTCCCGACGGGCTCGTGCTCGCGACCGGCGCGCACGACCGCACGCTGCCCTTCCCCGGCTGGGACCTCCCGGGCGTCTTCACCGCGGGCGCCGCGCAGGCCCTCGCGAAGGGCGAGCGCGTGCGCATAGGCGACCGCATGATCGTCGCGGGTGCCGGCCCCTTCCTCCTGCCCGTCGCGGTGTCGCTCGTGCAGGCGGGGGCGCGCGTGGTCGGGATCCACGAGGCCGCGCGTGTGCCGGGGCTCGCCCGCGGCTGGCTCCGACGTCCGGCGGGCCTCGCCCGCGCGCCGCACAAGGCCGCCGAGCTCGCCGGGTACGTCTCCGTGCTGGCGCGCGAGCGCATCGGGTACGCCACGGGCAGCGCGGTCGTCGCGGCGCACGGGACCGACCGGGTCGAGGCCGTCACCGTGCAGCGCCTCGACGCGTCGTGGGCGCCGATCCCGGGCACCGAGCGGCGGATCGCGGTGGACGCCGTGTGCGTCGGCCACGGGTTCACGCCCCGGCTCGAGCTGCCCATCGCGGCGGGCTGCCGCATCGGCTCCGACCGCTTCGTCGAGGTCGACGCCGACCAGGGCGCGGGTCCCGTGGGCGTGTACGCGGCCGGCGAGATCACCGGCATCGGGGGAGTGGACCAGGCCCTCGCGGAGGGCGAGGTCGCCGGGCACTGCGCCGCGGGCGGATCCCCGTCCGACGCCGCCGTCGCGCCCGCCGTCCGCCGCCGGGCCGTGGCCCACGACGTGGCCGGCCGCATCGAGGCCGCGCACGGGATCCGCCCCGGCTGGACCGGCTGGCTGCGCGACGACACGCTCGCCTGCCGCTGCGAGGAGGTGCCCGTCGGGCGTCTCCGCGCGACCGCCCGCGCCGCGTCGTCCACCGACCTCCGCTCCATGAAGCTCGCGACGCGCGCCGGCCTCGGCATCTGCCAGGGCCGCGTCTGCGGGCGGACCGTCGAGCAGCTGCTCGCCGCGGAGGCGCCGGCGTGCGGGGGATCCGCCCACGCGCCCGCCGCGCCGGGCCCCGGATCCGACCGCCGCCCCATCGCCTCGCCCGTGCGCCTCGGCGAGCTCGCCGCCGCGTACGACCGCCGCGACGCCGGACCCCCGTCCCTCGCCGCGCCCGGCGCCGACGACCCGCCGACCGGGGAGGATCCGCCCCGCGAGCACGCGCCCCCGACCACCCCCGCACCGCCTCGCACCACCGACCGGAAGGACATGCCATGA
- a CDS encoding (2Fe-2S)-binding protein produces MTPRRVDPARDPVRPGPAEAVRFTVDGDPVEGVRGQTIAGALLASGTLAWRTTASAGRPRGVFCGIGVCFDCTVTVNGLPDVRACQRRAVEGDVVETGPGATVPDATAQDAGSAGPAGSTGPAERAGEPS; encoded by the coding sequence ATGACGCCGCGGCGCGTGGATCCGGCGCGCGACCCGGTCCGCCCGGGACCCGCCGAGGCGGTGCGCTTCACCGTGGACGGGGATCCCGTCGAGGGCGTGCGCGGCCAGACCATCGCCGGCGCGCTGCTCGCCTCGGGCACGCTCGCCTGGCGCACGACCGCGAGCGCGGGCCGTCCGCGCGGCGTCTTCTGCGGGATCGGCGTGTGCTTCGACTGCACCGTCACCGTCAACGGGCTGCCGGACGTGCGCGCCTGCCAGCGCCGCGCGGTCGAGGGCGACGTGGTCGAGACCGGGCCCGGCGCGACCGTGCCGGACGCGACCGCGCAGGACGCCGGATCCGCGGGACCCGCCGGATCCACCGGACCGGCCGAGCGCGCGGGGGAGCCGTCGTGA
- a CDS encoding NAD(P)/FAD-dependent oxidoreductase, with protein MTRHVVVVGGGIVGAACARSLARAGIRVTVVERAAVASGTSAQGEGNILVSDKGPGAELELAQLAARRWPEVADELADELGDALPSIEYEPKGGLVVTTTDEGADPLLAFAATQRSAGVDAIPVDARRALELEPWLNPAITAAVHYPEDAQVQPAIATEALAASARRAGAVVRTGVEVTGPLLDADGALRGVRTSAGDIPADDVLVAAGPWSGEVARALGVELPVLPRRGVVLVTTRMPHRVLHKVYDGDYVGAVGSGDGALQTSGVVESTPSGTVLIGSSRERVGFDASLRVAVLEELAAKAVRLFPFLAEANAMRSYGGFRPYLPDHLPVVGPDPRLPGLWHASGHEGAGIGLSVATADLITAQMTGAATPLDVRPFSVARASLGLAMPGGAASGGAASPTHAAGVRA; from the coding sequence ATGACGCGTCACGTGGTCGTCGTCGGCGGGGGCATCGTGGGTGCCGCGTGCGCCCGGTCGCTCGCTCGGGCGGGGATCCGCGTCACGGTCGTCGAGCGGGCCGCCGTCGCCTCCGGCACGAGCGCGCAGGGCGAGGGCAACATCCTCGTCTCCGACAAGGGCCCCGGCGCGGAGCTCGAGCTCGCGCAGCTCGCCGCCCGCCGCTGGCCCGAGGTCGCCGACGAGCTCGCCGACGAGCTGGGCGACGCGCTGCCCTCCATCGAGTACGAGCCCAAGGGCGGGCTCGTCGTCACGACCACCGACGAGGGCGCGGATCCGCTCCTCGCGTTCGCCGCCACCCAGCGCTCCGCGGGGGTCGACGCGATCCCCGTGGACGCGCGCCGGGCCCTCGAGCTCGAGCCGTGGCTGAACCCGGCGATCACCGCGGCCGTGCACTACCCCGAGGACGCGCAGGTGCAGCCCGCCATCGCCACCGAGGCGCTCGCGGCGTCGGCCCGGCGCGCGGGCGCGGTCGTGCGCACGGGCGTCGAGGTGACGGGGCCGCTGCTCGACGCCGACGGCGCGCTCCGCGGCGTGCGGACGAGCGCGGGCGACATCCCGGCGGACGACGTGCTCGTCGCCGCCGGCCCCTGGTCGGGCGAGGTGGCGCGCGCCCTCGGCGTCGAGCTGCCCGTGCTGCCGCGGCGCGGGGTCGTGCTCGTGACCACGCGCATGCCGCACCGCGTCCTCCACAAGGTCTACGACGGCGACTACGTGGGCGCGGTCGGATCCGGCGACGGCGCGCTGCAGACCTCGGGCGTCGTGGAGTCGACGCCGTCCGGGACGGTGCTCATCGGATCCAGCCGCGAGCGCGTGGGCTTCGACGCGTCGCTGCGCGTCGCCGTGCTCGAGGAGCTCGCCGCGAAGGCCGTGCGGCTCTTCCCCTTCCTCGCCGAGGCGAACGCGATGCGCTCCTACGGCGGCTTCCGGCCCTACCTGCCCGACCACCTCCCGGTCGTCGGCCCGGATCCGCGGCTGCCCGGCCTCTGGCACGCGAGCGGGCACGAGGGCGCGGGCATCGGGCTGTCGGTCGCGACGGCGGACCTCATCACCGCGCAGATGACGGGCGCCGCGACGCCGCTCGACGTGCGGCCCTTCTCCGTGGCGCGCGCGTCGCTCGGGCTCGCGATGCCCGGGGGCGCCGCGTCCGGGGGCGCCGCGTCGCCGACCCACGCCGCCGGGGTGCGCGCATGA
- a CDS encoding GntR family transcriptional regulator, with protein MSLSALRPAPPRASLREHVHQALSAAIVSGELEPGTLITVPTLAVRFDVSATPVREAVLELEKRGFVETVRNKGFRVTAVSDEELGHLVQVRQLLEAPAMERLAGQLPDGALPGLEALADRIEEGAREGDLRAYLEADQEFHLSLTRMLGNPVLTEAIADLRSRTRLVGLASMKASAMLDASAAEHHELLRALVAGDGPGSHQLMVRHIRHATGWWAGRGEDEAAGVADPEPADTVA; from the coding sequence ATGAGCCTCTCCGCACTGCGTCCCGCACCGCCGCGCGCGAGCCTGCGCGAGCACGTGCACCAGGCCCTGTCCGCGGCCATCGTCTCGGGCGAGCTGGAGCCGGGCACGCTCATCACCGTGCCCACGCTCGCCGTGCGCTTCGACGTCTCGGCGACGCCCGTCCGCGAGGCGGTGCTCGAGCTCGAGAAGCGCGGCTTCGTCGAGACGGTCCGCAACAAGGGCTTCCGGGTCACCGCCGTGAGCGACGAGGAGCTCGGCCACCTGGTGCAGGTGCGCCAGCTCCTCGAGGCGCCCGCCATGGAGCGGCTCGCCGGCCAGCTGCCGGACGGCGCGCTGCCGGGGCTGGAGGCGCTCGCCGACCGCATCGAGGAGGGCGCGCGCGAGGGCGACCTCCGCGCGTACCTCGAGGCCGACCAGGAGTTCCACCTCTCCCTCACGCGGATGCTCGGCAACCCCGTGCTCACCGAGGCCATCGCGGACCTCCGCTCGCGCACGCGCCTCGTCGGCCTCGCGTCGATGAAGGCGAGCGCCATGCTCGACGCGTCGGCGGCCGAGCACCACGAGCTGCTGCGGGCGCTCGTCGCCGGCGACGGCCCCGGGTCGCACCAGCTGATGGTGCGGCACATCCGACACGCCACCGGCTGGTGGGCGGGGCGCGGCGAGGACGAGGCCGCGGGCGTCGCGGATCCCGAGCCCGCGGACACCGTCGCCTGA
- a CDS encoding aminopeptidase P family protein — protein MTDTTPRTTPASVTPEDRRPPRLAQVPAFRDLMAGGWITPDRTPTTVPGAVEAGAAHRARLSAAMPGVTLAVASGYAPTRNDDCRYAFRADSDFVWLTGVQIEGAVLVMHAVPGGHDAVLHVPAPAHPGDPRFFSDADHGELWVGPAPAHADWQRALGIPVRDPDRIARDLAGVRDVRRAGAVTGVPSALADVPRDPRLVAALGELRVLKDAWEVEELRRAVDDTVEGFAEVVREIPRAQAHGGERWLQGTFDRHARTVGNGPGYATIVGGGGHATTLHWVRCDGPLRDGELVLLDMGVEARSLHTADVTRTFPISGSFTPEQRLVHDVVERAHRAGLDAVAPGRPLVDFHHASMEVVAQGLHDMGILPVSVDEALSPSGQHHRRWLVCGIGHHLGLDVHDCSGAGHAGYDRAVEAGMVLTVEPGLYFPPDDAMVPPELRGIGVRIEDDIVVTQTGSDVLSDALPIDARGLESWMREQRSPS, from the coding sequence ATGACCGACACGACGCCCCGCACGACCCCCGCGTCCGTCACCCCGGAGGACCGCCGACCCCCGCGCCTCGCGCAGGTGCCCGCCTTCCGCGACCTCATGGCCGGCGGCTGGATCACCCCCGACCGCACGCCGACGACCGTGCCCGGCGCGGTCGAGGCCGGCGCCGCGCACCGGGCCCGGCTGAGCGCCGCGATGCCCGGCGTCACGCTCGCCGTCGCGAGCGGCTACGCGCCCACGCGCAACGACGACTGCCGCTACGCGTTCCGCGCCGACAGCGACTTCGTGTGGCTGACCGGCGTGCAGATCGAGGGCGCCGTGCTGGTGATGCACGCGGTGCCGGGCGGCCACGACGCCGTGCTGCACGTGCCCGCGCCCGCCCACCCCGGCGATCCGCGCTTCTTCTCCGACGCCGACCACGGCGAGCTCTGGGTCGGCCCCGCCCCCGCGCACGCCGACTGGCAGCGAGCGCTCGGGATCCCGGTGCGCGACCCCGACCGCATCGCGCGCGACCTCGCCGGCGTCCGCGACGTGCGCCGCGCGGGAGCCGTCACCGGCGTGCCCTCGGCGCTCGCCGACGTGCCGCGCGACCCCCGCCTCGTGGCGGCGCTCGGCGAGCTGCGCGTGCTCAAGGACGCGTGGGAGGTCGAGGAGCTGCGCCGCGCGGTCGACGACACGGTCGAGGGCTTCGCGGAGGTCGTGCGGGAGATCCCGCGGGCGCAGGCCCACGGCGGCGAGCGCTGGCTGCAGGGCACCTTCGACCGGCACGCGCGCACGGTGGGCAACGGACCCGGCTACGCGACGATCGTGGGCGGCGGCGGCCACGCGACGACGCTGCACTGGGTGCGCTGCGACGGGCCGCTCCGCGACGGCGAGCTCGTCCTCCTCGACATGGGCGTGGAGGCCCGCAGCCTCCACACGGCCGACGTCACCCGCACGTTCCCGATCTCCGGCTCCTTCACGCCCGAGCAGCGGCTCGTGCACGACGTCGTGGAGCGCGCCCACCGCGCGGGCCTCGACGCCGTGGCGCCCGGGCGCCCGCTCGTCGACTTCCACCACGCGTCCATGGAGGTGGTGGCGCAGGGCCTGCACGACATGGGGATCCTGCCCGTCTCGGTCGACGAGGCGCTCTCGCCCTCGGGGCAGCACCACCGGCGCTGGCTCGTCTGCGGGATCGGGCACCACCTCGGGCTCGACGTGCACGACTGCTCGGGCGCCGGCCACGCCGGCTACGACCGCGCGGTCGAGGCGGGCATGGTGCTGACGGTCGAGCCGGGCCTGTACTTCCCGCCGGACGACGCGATGGTGCCCCCCGAGCTGAGGGGCATCGGCGTGCGGATCGAAGACGATATCGTGGTGACGCAGACGGGGTCCGACGTGCTGTCGGACGCGCTGCCGATCGACGCCCGGGGCCTGGAGTCCTGGATGCGGGAGCAGCGGTCCCCGTCCTGA
- a CDS encoding alpha/beta fold hydrolase, giving the protein MIVGSATVPGVHVTDHEIEVPLDWGAARDGEPTATMTVFARELVAPDRRGDDLPALLYLQGGPGGKSPRVLDDGGWIGHALRTHRVVLLDQRGTGRSTPVTARTMIRFGDDHASAARYLALFRADSIVQDAEALRQHLEGGRRWSTLGQSYGGFLTLTYLSLAPEALSACYVTGGLASLDPDAEEVYRRTYPRTVRKNAGYHARYPADVGILSRLADRLAAGDVTLPDGDALTVRRLQTIGIDLGMAPGRERIHALLDEAVDDRGEPTDVLLAEALRLTSYAANPLFAAMQESIYASGTRPATAWAAERERGRHPAFAPTARPLLLTGEMMYPWMFEEIRLLRPFRGAVEVMARRDDWPELYDPARLAANEVPVAAAIYHDDMYVDAGLQQDTVARVGNVRAWITNEHEHDGLGAPGVLGRLMDTIARDGGGLPR; this is encoded by the coding sequence GTGATCGTCGGATCCGCGACCGTCCCGGGCGTCCACGTCACCGACCACGAGATCGAGGTCCCGCTCGACTGGGGAGCGGCCCGCGACGGCGAGCCCACCGCCACGATGACGGTGTTCGCCCGCGAGCTCGTCGCCCCCGACCGCCGCGGCGACGACCTGCCCGCGCTCCTCTACCTCCAGGGCGGCCCGGGCGGGAAGTCGCCGCGCGTGCTCGACGACGGCGGCTGGATCGGCCACGCCCTCCGCACGCACCGCGTCGTGCTCCTCGACCAGCGCGGCACCGGCAGGAGCACGCCCGTCACGGCGCGCACCATGATCCGGTTCGGCGACGACCACGCGTCCGCCGCCCGGTACCTCGCGCTGTTCCGCGCCGACTCGATCGTGCAGGACGCCGAGGCGCTGCGGCAGCACCTCGAGGGCGGGCGACGCTGGTCGACGCTCGGCCAGAGCTACGGCGGCTTCCTCACGCTGACGTACCTGTCGCTCGCGCCCGAGGCGCTGTCGGCCTGCTACGTGACGGGCGGCCTCGCCTCGCTCGACCCGGACGCCGAGGAGGTCTACCGCCGGACCTACCCGCGCACGGTCCGGAAGAACGCCGGCTACCACGCGCGCTATCCGGCCGACGTGGGGATCCTGTCCCGCCTCGCCGACCGGCTGGCGGCGGGCGACGTCACGCTCCCAGACGGCGACGCGCTCACCGTCCGGCGCCTGCAGACCATCGGCATCGACCTCGGCATGGCGCCGGGGCGCGAGCGGATCCACGCCCTCCTCGACGAGGCCGTCGACGACCGCGGCGAGCCCACCGACGTGCTCCTCGCCGAGGCGCTGCGCCTCACCTCCTACGCCGCGAACCCGCTGTTCGCCGCGATGCAGGAGAGCATCTACGCGTCGGGAACCCGGCCCGCCACCGCGTGGGCCGCCGAGCGGGAGCGCGGCCGGCACCCGGCGTTCGCGCCGACTGCCCGGCCGCTGCTGCTCACCGGCGAGATGATGTACCCCTGGATGTTCGAGGAGATCCGGCTGCTGCGCCCGTTCCGCGGCGCGGTCGAGGTCATGGCCCGCCGCGACGACTGGCCGGAGCTCTACGACCCGGCCCGCCTCGCCGCCAACGAGGTGCCCGTCGCCGCCGCGATCTACCACGACGACATGTACGTGGACGCGGGTCTGCAGCAGGACACGGTCGCGCGCGTGGGCAACGTCCGCGCGTGGATCACGAACGAGCACGAGCACGACGGCCTGGGAGCGCCCGGCGTCCTCGGGCGCCTGATGGACACGATCGCCCGCGATGGAGGAGGCCTGCCCCGATGA